One Oryctolagus cuniculus chromosome 7, mOryCun1.1, whole genome shotgun sequence genomic window, CCATAGCGACAAGGAGGGCGTCCCTGGACAGCCTGGGCTGATGGCTGAGTCAGCGACAGAACGGGAGAATGCCTCCAGCCAGGCCTCTGCCGctgccccagggcccagagctggcccTCCGCCCTCGGGCTCCATCAAGCAAGCCCTGGCCGACCTCAGTTTGGTTTGCCTAAGAGTCGGTTTACGGCAGGGGCAGCAGTCACTTTCTATTGGCAATCCCAGAGCAACTGGACATTTTCAAGTGTTTGAGACGCTTCTGACCGCGTCTGTCTAGTGTCCTGGCGTTGCAAGATAAAGAACTGCCACGCTGGGTCAAAATGAATGTATGTGTCCCCTAACTGGTCTCTGACAGTGGCATCTCGAACAACCAGCTGTGTTCTGGATCTCAGACctggagaccagaaaaagctgaGTCCTAACAGATCACAAAGGCTTTCATGGGGCCTGGAGGCCACCCCACCAACCCCAGCCTAGAAACAGGTCCCGGGCAGCGCCACGGCAGGGACTCAGATCCCCACAGGAAGCAGTGAGCACGGCTGTCTCTGATAGCCTCCCGTCCTCTTCCTGTGTGTCCTCCACAACATCACTCACTTAGCCACCATGGAACCAAACCACCTTCCAGAACTGGGCAGAACCCAGCAGAGAAAGACTGAAGGACCCTGAAAGATGGACACGTCCCAGTACACTACGCTTTCAGCATGATTTTCTATTCTCGCCTTTTAGAAGGCTCCCTGACCTCTCCCAGCTGCCTCCTCATGAACTTGGACATGACTTTGCATAACACCTGCTCCATGCAGTGTGAGGGGTGAACAAAGGCAAAAAGGACGCTGTGGCCCTGCCTTAAATATTACGGCCTGGTGGGAAACAGGGATGACAGACAGCAAACACTGAAAGAGAGACCTGCCCAAGGTCAGGAGGGCATGGGCACATGGAGACAAGCTCCTAGGCCATCTGCCCTCAAGAACTATTGGGATTGATGGGGTGGGAGGCGACAGCAGGGGCACTGCTGGGAAGGGAACACTTCTTACCAAATACATGGACAGGGGAGAGGAGAATTGGGGTTCACCTAACACAGGCTTGGATGGTGCAAGATTGACAACTTGGGACAGTCAGGAGACCGACACTGGATGCATCTCACCTGCACCGCAGACAGTGCACACACGGCACCGAGTGAATGAGGCTGCAGGTCTGACTGCCCTGGGGATGGCTTCAATGGAAGCAGGTGCTGGCAACAGGCCAGCTGGGTTTGAGCGAGGATGGTGGGCAGTGGGAATTCAAGGGGGTGCTTCAAACCAAAAGCTTTCTCGCAGGGGTCCCACGTGGCAGCTGCCTCTCCTCGACCACTTACTACAAATCATAGCCAGGGTCTCACAAAGCTGCCCATGCGGACATTCAGGTCTGTCAGGAGTGCGGTCACTGGCTGTGTTGAGGGGAAGACTGGTGGCCTGCTTCCTCCGATGATGGATGATAAAGCCACAGGGACCGCAGACCTCTCCAGAGAGGAGGCAGGCTTGCGGTAGGACACACAGTGACTCTGAGAGCCGATCAGGATGTGGGCCCGGGCTCTTGGCCGGCCAGGGCAGAGTGCTCAGTGCGGTTCACTGTCGTGCACCTCCGAGGCCCTGGAGCCTGCCTGACCTCAGCCTGTGCTACCGGCACACACATCTGCCTTTGCTGACCCAATGGACTCACATATCACACACTCCTTACTTCCCAGGTCACAAGCATTCTCGTCCACGTCACTCAAAATGCTGGGACGACTGGCCAAGAGTGCACGTGGTGGAGAGGCCCACTTACTTGAGGGGATACATCCTAAGGGCAACACCCATTCCAGGGCAGTAGGAGAGGAAGGCAGCCAGGGCTGTCTCTTCAAAGAGGCCAAATATCAAGATCTTGTtcctaaagaggaaaaaaaaattagaacatttTCTAATGCTCTGTTAAATGGCAGATCAACATCTTTCTCAGTTGTACTTAGGCACTCAGAGGTCAGATGAAAAACAACCACTTGCTCcaaaaaagacacaaaacaaaacaaaacacccaaaaCTATAAGGATCCAGAACTTGTGCCCATGTGTCCGACGCCAGGCCTTCTGCCAGGGGTTTCAGTTGTCCAAtccctgctctgagccagggccccGGCCTGTGCTTCACCACTCACTTCATGCCCTGCTGGAAGACGGAATTCCTCCTGGTCTTGCAGATGACCAGgtcagcccactgcaccaccacgaTGCTGACGAAGAAGGCCGTGTGGCAGGTGAACTCCACGATCTTCCTCTGCTCGTAGGTCTGGAATGCAGAAGGCAGACCCAGCTGAGCCCCGGCTCCTCGCCCGCACGGCTGGCGGCAGGGTGGCTGCAGCTGTCAGGGGCTCACTCACCCACTGCTGCCCGTAGCTGTCTTCCACGTCATTGATCCAGCGGTCATCCCAGTCCACTCGGATGCCCAACAGGTGGAAGGGGAGGAAACCATTCTCGGCCAGAATCACGAAGTACGTGAAGAAGCCCCCGAGGGCCTGGATCATACCTAAGAAGTTGGAAAAAATGCCTTGAATGCTGGCCTGGGGGAGCGGTCATCGCCATCCCTGGCTGATGAAGGCTGCCTGGCCCTTCGTGGGCTCTGAGTGACGGGATGGAGCATGGAGCATCCACCCCGGGGGTGCACGCCAATCTCAGGGCCCCCTCCACTTTTTGAGTCAACTTTTAAGCTTCAAGATGGACAAACGTGCCTTGTTCTTAAAACACCCTCTTCTGTTACTTGATCGCCTGCTTGTGTAAGGGCACGGCCCCTAGGGGAAATCCACGTTTCTATTTATGGCTCTCTGGAAAATGATGACTTCAGTCCCCACACGCTGCCATTCTGCTAGGCGCTGTGGGACTTCTGACCCGCCCCTTCCCCGTGGTAACCAGCCCAGCCACACCATCACCTCAGGTTCCTTAGGGTGGCAATGTCtggtcctcctccctctctaaatCAGGACCTCCTGGAGGTCAGGAAGGGCAACTGGAGAATGAGTCTCTGCGCCAGCTGCCATGAGAACGAATCTGTTTTCCTTCGTTTACCCAGGTGTCCACAAAGACGCAGCCCATTAGCCCAGAAGTCAAGCTGTACACACGGTGGCTCTACCAGCTTCTCTTCAAAGAGACCAGGCTAAGGATTTGAAAGGGAGGCTGTGTGGACTGCCTACTGCCGGGACTGCCTGCTGGCTGGCCAGGCTCCATTGGCAGAGCAGAAACCAAGCAGGATGTAGGAGTCGGGGCCCGGGCACTGCCGTGCAGTGATGGCCAAGCCTAACTTGGCCTCCGCGTCAGACCCAGGGAGAACAGCGTCGGGCCAGTTCTGCAGCCTGGTGCCTGGTGCCTGCAAGGCTTAAGGGGAGGGACATATTTGGTTCTCGGGGAGGAGCTGAACCCTGCTACAGGGCTGCTTGGTCATCTAAAGGACTACAGTTTTGGCTGAAAAAAGGAACTGGGCAGGCTGCAAGATCTCGTCACCCTGGAAGAGGattccggaaaaaaaaaaaaaaaaaaaaaaaaacaaaaccgcTGTCGTCTCTCACCCTATGCAATGGCTCATCCTGGGTCTGAAAGTCACCCTGGACGTGTCACCTTAGAAACCAGTGTGGGCGGGGGGCAGATGCCATCCCAATGGACATGCGGGCatccccagctccccaccccgcACGTCCCcgcccagcgccctggctcaccaATCTGTCCGTAGGCCATGCTGATCAGCCGCTCGTTCACCAGCTTGTCCGTTTTGGGATTTCTGGGCTGCCTCTTCATGATGTCGCTCTCAGCTTGCTCATAAGCCAGGGAGATGGCAGGAACCTGGGCGAGAGGCACAAGGGATTTCAAGGCATCAAAAACAAGGACgcttggcctgcgccgcggctcacttggctaatcctccacctatggcgctggcaccctgggttctagtcccggttggggcgctggattctgtcccggctgctcctcttccaggccagctctctgctgtggcccaggaaggcagtggaggatggccccagtgcttgggccctgcacccacaagggagaccaggaggaagcagcacctggctcctggcttcggaccagtgcagcgccggccacagcgcgctggccgtagcagccatttaaggggtgaaccaaaggaaggaagacctttctctctgtctctctctctcactaactctgcctgtcaaaaaaaggacgCTCAAAGTAGAAGCAGCTGTTAATAGATTCAGGCCTGCCCTCAAGATCTGTGTTTTGTCCCCTGAGATTTTGCAGGTGCTACCCAAGAATGACCTCACCACTTCATGCTGGGGGTGTGGACGTGGGACCTCACTCACCATGTCAGTGCCCAGGTCAATGCACAAGATGGTGACGGTCCCCAGTGGCAGTGGAATGTTTGCAATGATAAATATCAGGAAGGGGGTGATCTCTGGAATGTTACTGGTCAGGGTGTAGGCGATGGATTTCTTCAAGTTATCAAAGATCAGACGACCTAGGGAAGTAGGATTAGTCATTTTCTCTTTGCTGTGTGGCTTTaagaggcaggcagggcagaaaGCAAGCCTGTCCACTAAGCACAGGATGGATGCAGTCGGGCAGGGCCCCACCTTCCTCCACGCCAGTCACAATGGAAGCGAAGTTATCATCCAGGAGGATCATGTCCGCTGCTTGCTTGGACACGTCGGAGCCCGCGATGCCCATGGCCACGCCGATGTCTGCCTTCTTCAGAGCAGGAGAGTCATTGACACCGTCGCCGGTGACAGCCACGATAGCGCCCTGCCGGCAAAGCGGAGGTGGTGGGAAAGCAGCCGGGAGCAGGCCGCCACCGGCTGACAACCGGAAGGGACAACGCATACCCTGGCCTCCACGTTAACCAGGGCTGCTCAGCGCAATGACGTGGGTGGCCAGGCCTGCAGAAAATCCCTTCCTCCCCGACACGCTTGTCCCCCATCTTTTCAAGGCAGGGGCCAAGGGCCTGCGGCCACTCCCATCTGCAGCACGGACGTGAGGCCCCACACCGCCGTGCAGCGCTGTGGGCTGTGTCACAGCACAGCCCCGCCGAGCGGGCCATGCACGCAGGGTGGGAGGCACAGCTGGCTGGGTGTCCGCGCTGTGCCGTGTCCCTGGCAGCGGCTGACCTGCCGCTGGCAGCCTTCCACGATGATGAGCTTCTGCTGCGGGGAGGTCCTGGCGAACACGATCTCCGTGTGGTACTTCAGGATGTCATCCAGCTGCTCGGAAGTCATGTCCTTCAGGTCACTGCCGTGCACGACGCAGGCCTTGGCGTCTCTGCAACCAGGGCGACGGACACAGGTCACCCCTCGCGCCCTCAGGGCCCCGTCCACCGCCACACAAGGGACCCAGGAGGATTTCCAAGCAGACCGAGGGTGCAGGGACCTCTTCATGTCCCACAGGCCACCCTCGGGTAgcacctcccaggccacagcatctgCACGTCCACGATCTCGCGCAAGGCTCACGGCCAGCTGTGTGGCCACCTTGTCTCCCCTCCCCGCCATGGTAGAACACGCAGAAGGAACATGACCACGACTTAGAAAGCGGCAGAGCTGTGCAAGGCCACACCCCTTTTCCTGACCCCAAAGCAGGGTGAGGGGCActaaatcttagaaaaacaaagaaagtctGTCGCTGTTATTGTACTCTATCACCAATTTTCTCCCCCTTTGGTGGCCTGAATTACCTTGGCTATTGTCCCTTCCTCATTTTTAGCAAGGACATAGAAACTGAACAGGTGCTGGGTGACAGGCAGCAGAGCTCAGTGTAGCGTGACATTGGAAGCAATTGCCCAATTCATTGCATGCCTTGGCCAGTTCTGCACTTTGAAGCTCCCCAGGCCTCAGCCTCCCTACTCAGTGTGGTGGAGCCCTGAAACATCTATTCTTAAAAGCCCTCCGGGCACGGCACACCCTTCAGGTGTCACTCACTACGACCTGCTCGGACTGAAGCTCTCCCTAGGGTCTGCAAAGTTGCTCTCTGAGCGCAGGCACATTCCCTACTCAGACAAGCCTGCAAGCAAACCAGTACGGAACCAGGGCACAGATCTCAGACTACCCCTGCCTGCACGTCCACGGCAGGCTGTGCCTCGGGCTCCCCGCCTTACCTGGGGTTCACCTGGCTCACTGGGATGTTGAGGCGGGCAGCAATATCTTCTACGGTCTCATTGCCTTCAGAGATGATGCCCACACCTTTGGCGATGGCTTTGGCTGTGATGGGATGGTCTCCCGTGACCATGATGACCTGCGGTAGGAGACAGGACAGTGTAAAAAGTCTTATTTGCAGGTGGGCAGGAATGAGCGGCAGGAGATTCAGCCGAGTAGCCAAAGGCAAAGACTGCAAACATAAAACCGATCAACATCAGCGAGTCAAAACACAAGCATCGCATTCACAGAAAGCAAACATCCAGCCAAAGACTCGGTGCGTGAGCGCACAACCTATCTGCTTCCCCTTTTACACAGCCACATAAAAATACTCAACCTCTAAAACCAGCAAAAAGGGAAGACGGACACTAGTGGGCCTCCAAGGGGCCACGTATCACTAGTCAGCATTCTCAAATCGACCCAATTTGAGGCAGAGGGCGGGGAGGAGAGCAGGAGGTAACAAGAATTCAAACTTGTTATCGATCCAGTGCTTATACTTGGAAGAATACAGTCTCAAAGAAACAGTGCAACTGTAGGGAAATCATTTCTACGAAGCCTTTCAGGGCAGTATGACTCCTGAGTATGAAAGCCTGGGGACACAAACATCCAACAGGGAGCTGGCAGGACACCTGAGTCACAGTCAGCTACTCGAAAAAGAAGTCAGAGCACACCAGACACCCACGGACCATCAGCTCCACCGAGACCTGAGCAGACGCCATCGGCGCGCAGGGTAGCAGCTCAGTAACGGAGCAGTCCCGGTTGTACTCCAGGCCTTTGCTCTATTCCCTTCGCCCGCATTTCCTCTTTAGGAACGTGGGTTTTCTCTAATCCCTCATCTGCTGTTCAGACCCGCATTTCAGTACTATTTGGTTTCTCTCGTACAACCAAGGCTCTGGAGAAGAGAAGTTAGCCCTCCAGGGGAGAAAAGAGCAAGCGTCCCCGGCGGGTGCTACCTTAATTCCAGCACTGCGGCACTTGCCCACGGCATCGGGGACGGCCGCCCGTGGAGGGTCGATCATGGAGATGAGCCCGATAAAGCAGAGGTTATCGACAGGGAAGTTCACTTCATCGGTGTCAAACTGGAATCCTTCAGGGAACTGTTCGTCTGGCAGAAGAAGGTGGCAGAACCCTGCGAGAGAGCAGGGGCCTGTGAGCGTGTCTACACTGCAGGAGGTATGAGGCTGGTAGCAGCCAGCTGCCCACATCTGCCTGTTCCGGGAtgccactgcttcactccccagatgaccgcagcggcccgggctggggcaggtggaagccaagagcctggaactccatccacgttttccatgtgggtggcagggatccatctgttgctgctttcccacataGATTAAccgggagctgggtcagcagtggagcagccgggactcaaactggcgctcacaggggatgtcagcatctcaggcagaggcttgaaCCTCTGCCCCAGCACGCTGGCCCCCAAAGTCTAGTTTTACAATCAATGAGTGTTTTGTTTCATATCCATGAATGATACAGAGTCTGAGAAAAGAACCAAACATCTGAAAGTCAGATTCCATTACCAAACCTCAAAGAACTGGGAACTGTTTAACATGGAGAAGACTGAATGGACAGCACTGATACCTAGGCTTCAGAGCCACTCCCTGATGATAGGGTGTTTAGGTCTGGCAAACCTTATAATTACCTGTTTCTGCTACCCCAGGGCTACTTCTCTGCTTACTTGTTCACTTAATCGAAATATGAACCCAAGCACCAGTGTGCAGGGTCCACGCTGGACACCCCAAGGCTGAGTAAAGAGCAGACACCTTCTGAGCCCAAGGTTTATCATCCAGGATCACAATGAAGCCCGGAGTCAAGATCCTGGAGACGTCCCTTCTGTGTCCTGGGATGGCGGCCATGGGCGAGTCAGCAGGTGTGTCTGCGTACCTAGCACTCGCTCGCCGAGGCCCCCCAGCTCCAGGTAGGCGTTCTGAAAGGCGTCCTTCAGCTCCTCGTCCAGGGGCTGCTCCTTGCCGTGCAAGAGGATAGAGCTGCACCGGTCCAGGATCCTTTCTGGAGCGCCCTTCATCACcagcaggtgccgtggctcattggCGTTGAGGTTCTTATGAATGGACAGCTGGGAAAGGTGATTCAGATGCACACGTTAGATGGCTGAATACGGCAGTCCAGGGAGGAAAACAAAGCTCCACCTactgtttaggattgcttttttttcaaaaccaaaccaaaccgaACCAACCAACGCTATTATTCTTTCCTTCTGAACTCTGAATGACAGCAGCACACCTTGGCTACTGCAGAGTCAACGGGCATCATGCTATATACATAAGTTCCTGACACATGTCCTCATAGAAAACCTCCCTCCAgcaaattttaggggctggcgctgtggtgtagcaggtaaagctgccgcctgcagtgcgtgcatcccataagggcgccagttcgagtcctggctgctccatttctgatccagctctctgctaaggcctgagaaagcagtagaagaagatggcccaagtccttgggcccctgcacccgtgtgagagacctggaagaagctcctggctcctggctttggataagcccagttctggctgttgcagccatttggggaaatgagccagtggatggaagatctctctctccctgcctctgtctctctgcctttcaaataaataaataaatcttaaacaaacaaacaaacttgcaTACAAAATGATTGTCACGCCCACACTCCTAGCCTCTCCCCCCAaacccacccccccccaccgGATCCTAAGTAAAAATTCCGATACAGCCCAAACAATGGTCTGGAAGAGCATTCATTTATGCCAGCtactgatattcaaataaattaagattttCCATATACAAGTCAAGGGTCAAATTTAAAGTTAAACCCTGCAAAACTCCAGTAGGTAGGGGACTGCTTCTCCTGGCTTGTGCACCTGCAGCCACCACACGAGCTCCAAGCCCTCCAGACCTGGTACTTGTTGGTGGAGTTGAAGGGTATCTCGACGATTTTGGTGTATCTCTCCCTCATCTCCTTCACGGAACCGCAGCACAGCTCGATGCATTTCAGGAGTGCCGACTCGGAGGCGTCCCCTGCAACAGCCCgctgcggacagacagacagacacggcAGCCGTCAACGACCCGGAAAAGCTCCACAGGCATCAAACAACGCCCAAGGAGAGAGGAAGCGGTGCTGCTGGGAGGGACAGAAGCCCACCAAGCACTCTTTCCCCACCCCAAGTCAGCCTCTGGTGAAAGGGTGCGGGAAGATGCCACCTGCCCCCGGAGAAGCCTGCCACACCTTCAACCCACCTCAACCTATTTTTACCTTCCTCTGGCCTCTTaggaaaaaaagtcttaaaaccAACACTAACCCCAACTACCTATTTCTGGTTATGAGTCTGAAAACACCAAGTGAGAAAGCAAACATTTATAGCTCACTTCATTGCCCTGGAATTTAGAAGAAAATGCCTTAGGGTCTCAGGACTGGGAGCAAACTGTGTCTAGGGCAAAATAGTGGACTTTGTATTCTCAACACAGCTCATTTGCCCGAATTAACTGGGCCCAAAGGATGCAAAGCGAAAGCTATCATTAATCCCAGCAGCAACATCATCAGCTAGCATCTTAGTTAAAGTCTACACTGGAGCTACCCACACTTACATTCAGCCTGCTAAGCCTGAGTGACACAGTGAACACATTTCCAGTTGCACGGACTTTCACACGGCAAACGCTTTAGAGCCCTGACAAGTGAGGCTGGATGTGCAGACGAGCACATGAATGCTCACAAGGAGAGCAGAAAGAACGGTAGCCAGGTTTGGTTAAAAAGCCCCAAAGTAGAAATCAGACATGGCCAACTCCTGAAATACTGAGATTACACCAGCTGCTGGCTCTCTGGGGCTTCTGAATCACTGAAGGTTTGCTACTCGAGTCCCGACGCTCAGGGCCTAGAAAACATCCACGCAGATAGACAACGCTGCCCTCAAATCAGTATCAGCGGCACGTCAGGAGTATCTCCTTTAAAGAACGCCACCTTTATCCAGAAGCCACCTCCACCTCTTTGGGCCATCAGGTTTATACCCAGAACAGCCATGGCAGCTTCACGGAGGTTGTGCTGGGCCCATGAAGCCCCCCGCAGCTCCTCGCCCTCCTAAAGGACTTTGTGTCTGGGACGGTGCCTTCACGGGGGCAGCACGGTGAGACCCCAGTCACCCCAAACTGCCTGAGAAGCCCACAGGGCTGCGCCTGGGTTTCGGCCTCAGTACACAAGCGGAGAACAAACAACAGAAGCagctattttaagaaaatagatgGCTTACAGGGCTTAGTGGAAACGGCCGCATCCTCATTGAACACCACGACCGGTTTACTAAAGGAGTCTTCACCGTTTGCTATCTTAGGCGAGAGCATATAAACTCAGAACAGGGAAACTGGCTGACAGCAGGACATACTGCCTGTGGGATTTCCACTCTATCTCCCTGCCTGTACAGACCACGGGTACTGTGAGTGATTCAGGGCCCACCACACAGCCACTGCATAGGTTCTACAGGCCACACAGGCCACATGCTGTTTAAACAGAGCACTCGGACAGCAGTCAGTGCCTGGGACATCCTACCCCTGAAGGCAATCTAATGGCTACCAGAGCAAGTCCTGAGCGTACCTTAAGAATAGGCAGGTTTTCCTGGTTGGCCTGAAACACCGCCCTGTTACAGAGGCCTGCGATTCTGGACAAGGCGAGCCAGGTGGCTGACGTTTTGTCAAATGAGACACCTGATGGAGGGAAGAAGACACGTTCTCAGTTCACCTGCCGAAGACTGAAGTGTATCGGAAATGCTGCATCTCACCTGCCAGTCAATGAAACTAAGCAGGCTTTAGGCATTTTTAGTGTGAGGCAAATTAAGTTTTCTATTGACAAGTAAAAAAGATCTAAAACCCATACCCTTGACTCCTCACCAAatgacagaaattaaaaaaaaattaaaaaactaccATAAGCTTAAGAAAAAtgcatgtgatttaaaaaaaagtggaccaGCAGTGTGGTGggatgagaaatcaactgcaacacagCAGTTAAAGCCAGTGTCTGCAaaatcagcatcccacatgggtgctggttcaagcccaagctgcttctcttctgatccagctccctgttaatgcacctgggaaagcagaagaagatagctcaagcacttgggcccctgaacccacgtgggtgacctagaagaagctcctggctcccggttttgcatgagccctggccattgaggccatttaaggggagtgaaccagcagatggaagatttccctatctcttcctctttgtctcttctctttctgtagctctttcaaataaattaaaatcttaaaaacaaaacaaaacaaaacaaaaaaaagcatgcagcagcagcagcaaggtgCCCATGGATAAAACGTGAGGCAGCCTTACCACTCTGGTTCTCTGTCGTGTCAGCTTCGTGGATCTGATTGTCAAACCACATGTGGGCCACTGTCATCCGGTTCTGAGTCAGAGTTCCAGTTTTATCTGAGCAGATGGTGGATGTGGACCCCAAGGTCTCCACGGCTTCCAAGTTCTTCACCAAGCAATTTTTCCTTGCCATGCGTTTTGCAGTAAGTGTCAGAcacacctaaaaaaaaaaaaaaaaaaaaaaaaaagacaagatcaTTGAACTAGCTTGGGATTCTATCCGAACTCCTCTACAGCCTATCACGGTTAGGTACACAGGTGTCCAGAATGCAGTCTCTCCAATCTGCTTATGAAGTAGTAGCAACAGCGACATGATTGTGAAGCCACTCCTTCCCAGAGGTGTGTGACAGCCCAGCAGGATAAACAGTAATAGCCAGGACTCACCACACACTCCACTTCCCCCACGAATCCCCAAATTCTCCTTTCTTTATTAAACTGTTCTGCATTATGTGACAAGAACAAAATGCATGCTTTTAGGTTTCTAGGTGAATACATGTGAGGTTTTCTCACTATCGAAACGTAACTGCTGATCTAAGTGACAGTGGCTGCCATCTCCACGCCTCTTACCGTGACAGTGGCCAGCAGACCTTCTGGCACGTTGGCTACGATGATGCCAATGAGGAAGATGACAGCTTCAAGCCAGGTATATTCAAGGATCAGAGAAAGGATGAAGAAAGACACACCCAGGAACACAGCCACACCCGTGATAATGTGGATAAAATGTTCAATTTCAGCAGCAATGGGTGTCTGGCCCCCTTCTAGCCCAGAAGCAAGCGTGGCGATTCTTCCCATCACTGTGCGGTCCCCAGTGTATATAACGATGCCACGTGCAGTGCCTTAAAAACAGAACGGGAGAAGGTGTTGTACCAACGTGCAGTTACCTGGACAGCAGCCACAGATCTGCAGTTACACAGCACGGtttaaaaaaacagacaaaaccaCACGTGTCTGAGGGCCAGCTCTctgggtgtgtatgtgtttgttttaAACCACGCACACTTTTGCAAAGAGATTTTTATCCAGTGGCAGGCCAGCGGCTTCGGGATCCACCCTAGTTCAGTGCAGGGAAGAGAAAAAGCAGCCACGAGGCTTCCCAGGTCTCCCTGCCGCAGGTGAACCCCCTCTGCCCTGCACTTGCTGGGGCTGTCAGGAAAGGAGCCAGAGGAGGTTTCAAGATGCTACTGATGCCCAGGGTGACCACCAGGCCACACCGGACACACAGTACCTTCAACGCAGTTGGTGGAAAAGAAGGCGATGTTCCTCGTCTCCAGCgggttttcatttgtaaaatccGGAGACCTGGTCTGGGGTTCTGATTCACCAGTGAGTGAGGAGTTATCCacctagaggagagaaaaacaggTGCTGTGCGAATCCCGCGGCCTCACCACAGGCTGCTGCGTGCCTCTACCGCACCCATCCCAGGGCTACCTTGCAGCCGTTCGCCGATATGATTCTGAGGTCAGCAGGGATGCGGTCTCCCCCCTTCACTTCCACCAGGTCCCCGACCACCACATCCTCCGCATTTATGCTCATCTTCTCACCATTTCGAATCACCAGGGCTTGCTTTGGAAggcaaataaaataatgtttacaatgttagatcagaaaaaaaaaaaaaagacatcaacaAGGAGAGGATGGTGCCCTAACAAGAAAGCCATCCAGTGACAAATGATCTGTAACACCAATCATCTGAATTACAAACTTGATCCACACACGTTCCAGGAGGTGGCTCAAGCTCTCAGTGTGCTAACGGCACGGCACACTGGCTGACCCCTGGGGCCACCCCGTGGGGGCAGGACAAACTCCAGGTAC contains:
- the ATP1A1 gene encoding sodium/potassium-transporting ATPase subunit alpha-1 isoform X1 gives rise to the protein MAFKVGRDKYEPAAVSEHGDKKGKKAKKERDMDELKKEVSMDDHKLSLDELHRKYGTDLSRGLTTARAAEILARDGPNALTPPPTTPEWVKFCRQLFGGFSMLLWIGAILCFLAYGILAATEEDFDNDNLYLGVVLAAVVIITGCFSYYQEAKSSKIMESFKNMVPQQALVIRNGEKMSINAEDVVVGDLVEVKGGDRIPADLRIISANGCKVDNSSLTGESEPQTRSPDFTNENPLETRNIAFFSTNCVEGTARGIVIYTGDRTVMGRIATLASGLEGGQTPIAAEIEHFIHIITGVAVFLGVSFFILSLILEYTWLEAVIFLIGIIVANVPEGLLATVTVCLTLTAKRMARKNCLVKNLEAVETLGSTSTICSDKTGTLTQNRMTVAHMWFDNQIHEADTTENQSGVSFDKTSATWLALSRIAGLCNRAVFQANQENLPILKRAVAGDASESALLKCIELCCGSVKEMRERYTKIVEIPFNSTNKYQLSIHKNLNANEPRHLLVMKGAPERILDRCSSILLHGKEQPLDEELKDAFQNAYLELGGLGERVLGFCHLLLPDEQFPEGFQFDTDEVNFPVDNLCFIGLISMIDPPRAAVPDAVGKCRSAGIKVIMVTGDHPITAKAIAKGVGIISEGNETVEDIAARLNIPVSQVNPRDAKACVVHGSDLKDMTSEQLDDILKYHTEIVFARTSPQQKLIIVEGCQRQGAIVAVTGDGVNDSPALKKADIGVAMGIAGSDVSKQAADMILLDDNFASIVTGVEEGRLIFDNLKKSIAYTLTSNIPEITPFLIFIIANIPLPLGTVTILCIDLGTDMVPAISLAYEQAESDIMKRQPRNPKTDKLVNERLISMAYGQIGMIQALGGFFTYFVILAENGFLPFHLLGIRVDWDDRWINDVEDSYGQQWTYEQRKIVEFTCHTAFFVSIVVVQWADLVICKTRRNSVFQQGMKNKILIFGLFEETALAAFLSYCPGMGVALRMYPLKPTWWFCAFPYSLLIFVYDEIRKLIIRRRPGGWVEKETYY
- the ATP1A1 gene encoding sodium/potassium-transporting ATPase subunit alpha-1, which codes for MGKGVGRDKYEPAAVSEHGDKKGKKAKKERDMDELKKEVSMDDHKLSLDELHRKYGTDLSRGLTTARAAEILARDGPNALTPPPTTPEWVKFCRQLFGGFSMLLWIGAILCFLAYGILAATEEDFDNDNLYLGVVLAAVVIITGCFSYYQEAKSSKIMESFKNMVPQQALVIRNGEKMSINAEDVVVGDLVEVKGGDRIPADLRIISANGCKVDNSSLTGESEPQTRSPDFTNENPLETRNIAFFSTNCVEGTARGIVIYTGDRTVMGRIATLASGLEGGQTPIAAEIEHFIHIITGVAVFLGVSFFILSLILEYTWLEAVIFLIGIIVANVPEGLLATVTVCLTLTAKRMARKNCLVKNLEAVETLGSTSTICSDKTGTLTQNRMTVAHMWFDNQIHEADTTENQSGVSFDKTSATWLALSRIAGLCNRAVFQANQENLPILKRAVAGDASESALLKCIELCCGSVKEMRERYTKIVEIPFNSTNKYQLSIHKNLNANEPRHLLVMKGAPERILDRCSSILLHGKEQPLDEELKDAFQNAYLELGGLGERVLGFCHLLLPDEQFPEGFQFDTDEVNFPVDNLCFIGLISMIDPPRAAVPDAVGKCRSAGIKVIMVTGDHPITAKAIAKGVGIISEGNETVEDIAARLNIPVSQVNPRDAKACVVHGSDLKDMTSEQLDDILKYHTEIVFARTSPQQKLIIVEGCQRQGAIVAVTGDGVNDSPALKKADIGVAMGIAGSDVSKQAADMILLDDNFASIVTGVEEGRLIFDNLKKSIAYTLTSNIPEITPFLIFIIANIPLPLGTVTILCIDLGTDMVPAISLAYEQAESDIMKRQPRNPKTDKLVNERLISMAYGQIGMIQALGGFFTYFVILAENGFLPFHLLGIRVDWDDRWINDVEDSYGQQWTYEQRKIVEFTCHTAFFVSIVVVQWADLVICKTRRNSVFQQGMKNKILIFGLFEETALAAFLSYCPGMGVALRMYPLKPTWWFCAFPYSLLIFVYDEIRKLIIRRRPGGWVEKETYY